From the genome of Halorussus caseinilyticus, one region includes:
- a CDS encoding endonuclease III domain-containing protein: MSDDPESARTADPEPAENISGGDSDGSSLAEFAAGDPATRAEAVVDRLGDRYWQKTYGGRDAFECLVRTVLSQNTSDVASQPAHDALMERYGSDNESADGEGGDLATALADANHDELAETIRPAGLYNRKADVLTSVAARVLDEYGSVAEFDAFVRERDLAEVRPALLDFGGVGPKTADCVLLFAGGQVGVFPVDTHVHRIYRRLGVAPPDADHEEVRAVLEREVPAEKCGFGHTASIQFGREFCSARKPACLDGLDECPVSDICDRVGVDTGTGAVVDPAEAPAETE, from the coding sequence ATGAGCGACGACCCCGAATCGGCCCGGACCGCCGACCCCGAACCCGCCGAGAACATCAGCGGCGGCGACTCGGACGGAAGTTCGCTCGCGGAGTTCGCCGCCGGGGACCCGGCCACGCGCGCCGAGGCGGTCGTGGACCGCCTCGGGGACCGCTACTGGCAGAAGACCTACGGCGGACGGGACGCCTTCGAGTGTTTGGTCCGGACGGTTCTGAGCCAGAACACCAGCGACGTGGCGAGCCAACCCGCCCACGACGCCCTGATGGAGCGATACGGGTCGGACAACGAGTCGGCCGACGGAGAGGGCGGGGACTTGGCCACGGCGCTGGCCGACGCGAACCACGACGAACTCGCCGAGACCATCCGGCCCGCGGGCCTCTACAACCGGAAGGCCGATGTGCTGACCTCGGTCGCGGCGCGAGTGTTGGACGAGTACGGAAGCGTCGCCGAATTCGACGCCTTCGTCCGCGAGCGAGACCTCGCAGAAGTCCGGCCCGCGCTTCTGGACTTCGGCGGCGTCGGTCCCAAGACCGCCGACTGCGTGCTGTTGTTCGCTGGCGGGCAGGTCGGGGTGTTCCCGGTCGATACCCACGTCCACCGCATCTACCGCCGGTTGGGTGTCGCGCCGCCCGACGCCGACCACGAGGAAGTCCGGGCCGTCTTGGAGCGCGAAGTGCCCGCCGAGAAGTGCGGGTTCGGCCACACCGCGAGCATCCAGTTCGGCCGGGAGTTCTGTTCGGCGCGCAAGCCAGCGTGTCTCGACGGACTCGACGAGTGTCCCGTGTCCGACATCTGCGACAGGGTGGGCGTCGATACCGGGACCGGTGCCGTCGTGGACCCCGCAGAAGCGCCCGCCGAGACCGAATAA
- a CDS encoding NDP-sugar synthase: MKAVVLAGGYATRLWPITKHRPKMFLPVGDSTVIDQIFAELEADDRIDEVYVSTNERFAEDFRDHLADSEFDKPRLTVEDTTEEDEKFGVVGALAQLFDRENITEDTLVIAGDNLISFGVSDFVDFFQAKESPTLAAYDVGSRERAKSYGLVELDGDEVVDFQEKPDDPKSTLVSIACYAFTAETLPLLDEYLENGNNPDEPGWFVQWLQQRDSVYGYTFDEAWFDIGTPESYLEAVGWKLDGENQIADSATVENTTVGENVHVMPGAEVVNSSVNNSIVFPSATIRDCDIRDSIIDEKTRVENMDLAGALIGAHTQILNGE, translated from the coding sequence ATGAAAGCCGTCGTTCTCGCGGGTGGGTACGCGACGCGACTCTGGCCGATTACGAAGCACCGACCGAAGATGTTTCTGCCGGTCGGAGATTCGACCGTCATCGACCAGATATTCGCCGAGTTGGAAGCCGACGACCGAATCGACGAGGTGTACGTCTCTACGAACGAGCGGTTCGCCGAGGACTTCCGGGACCACCTCGCCGACAGCGAGTTCGACAAGCCGCGACTCACCGTCGAAGACACCACCGAGGAAGACGAGAAGTTCGGCGTCGTGGGTGCGCTGGCCCAGTTGTTCGACCGGGAGAACATCACCGAGGACACCCTCGTCATCGCGGGCGACAACCTCATCAGTTTCGGCGTCAGCGACTTCGTGGACTTCTTCCAAGCCAAGGAGTCGCCGACGCTGGCCGCCTACGACGTGGGGTCCCGAGAGCGCGCCAAGTCCTACGGACTGGTCGAACTCGACGGCGACGAGGTGGTGGATTTCCAAGAGAAACCCGACGACCCCAAGAGTACGCTGGTCTCCATCGCCTGCTACGCCTTCACCGCCGAGACCCTTCCGCTGTTGGACGAGTACCTCGAAAACGGCAACAACCCCGACGAACCCGGTTGGTTCGTCCAGTGGCTTCAACAGCGAGACTCGGTGTACGGCTACACCTTCGACGAGGCGTGGTTCGACATCGGCACGCCCGAAAGCTACCTCGAAGCGGTCGGGTGGAAACTCGACGGCGAGAACCAAATCGCCGATTCGGCCACGGTCGAGAACACCACGGTCGGCGAGAACGTACACGTCATGCCGGGCGCGGAAGTCGTCAACTCCAGCGTCAACAACTCCATCGTCTTCCCGTCGGCGACGATTCGTGACTGCGACATCCGCGACTCCATAATCGACGAGAAGACCCGCGTCGAGAACATGGACCTCGCCGGGGCGCTCATCGGTGCGCACACCCAGATTCTGAACGGGGAGTAG
- a CDS encoding bacterio-opsin activator domain-containing protein encodes MENSDTDDRPSQYTRQLEAIVQSSTDALLVKDTDGRYQFANEAAADYLDSEVSDVLGRTDAELFGEEKAGDLREQERQVLDAETTRTFEESLPIDGDEHVFETTCSPYYDGDGDLAGTVSICRDVTHRKVRERTLENQRDELATLDRINEVAQEVVRTLISEPSREEIAQAVCDRLVGTELYQVAWVGEPDPHGSEMTDVVGTGLDDQTRELIRSIDASEDSEEPVPKAYYTGELQVVQSVPDDESLPEQRRKDILERGDRAGIAVPIRYGDTTYGVLAVGSDRLAAFSDREVDAFDVLGEVIGFAINAVKHRRLALSDTVVELTLRLSDSESFYVAASEQLDATFRLEGMAAGPEGSLLFYDAVSGADPRAVFDFAAEWDAVEGVRLVSDHGDEALFEFTLTGASLVLTLSEYGAKPREATSEGGQATVVVELPSDADVRSVVERVRTKFPDVELVAKRESQRELQTAREFRRDLDQRLTDAQRTALRASYFAGYYEWPRDSTAEDIAASLGVSSPTFHQHIRKAQQELLGAFFDRDDERP; translated from the coding sequence CCGACGCGCTTCTCGTCAAGGACACCGACGGCCGATACCAGTTCGCCAACGAAGCGGCCGCAGACTACCTCGACAGCGAGGTCAGCGACGTGTTAGGCCGGACCGACGCGGAACTCTTCGGCGAGGAGAAAGCCGGTGACCTCCGCGAGCAGGAACGACAGGTTCTGGACGCCGAGACCACCCGGACGTTCGAGGAGTCGCTCCCGATAGACGGCGACGAACACGTCTTCGAGACGACGTGTTCGCCGTACTACGACGGCGACGGCGACCTCGCGGGAACGGTGTCCATCTGTCGTGACGTGACCCACCGGAAGGTCCGCGAGCGAACGCTCGAAAACCAACGCGACGAGTTAGCCACGCTAGACCGCATCAACGAGGTGGCCCAAGAGGTCGTCCGGACGCTCATCAGCGAACCCTCCCGCGAGGAGATAGCCCAAGCGGTCTGCGACCGCCTCGTGGGGACCGAACTGTATCAGGTCGCGTGGGTCGGCGAACCAGACCCCCACGGGTCGGAGATGACCGACGTGGTCGGGACGGGACTCGACGACCAGACGCGCGAGTTGATACGGAGCATCGACGCCAGCGAGGACAGCGAGGAACCGGTCCCGAAGGCCTACTACACCGGCGAGTTGCAGGTCGTCCAGAGCGTGCCCGACGACGAGTCGCTCCCCGAACAGCGCCGGAAGGACATCCTCGAACGCGGCGACCGGGCGGGAATCGCGGTACCGATTCGCTACGGCGACACGACTTACGGCGTCCTCGCGGTCGGGTCCGACCGACTGGCGGCGTTCAGCGACCGAGAGGTGGACGCCTTCGACGTACTCGGCGAGGTCATCGGGTTCGCCATCAACGCGGTCAAACACCGGCGACTCGCGTTGTCGGACACCGTAGTCGAGTTGACCCTCCGCCTCTCGGACTCGGAGTCGTTCTACGTCGCCGCCTCCGAGCAGTTGGACGCGACCTTTCGACTCGAAGGTATGGCCGCGGGACCCGAAGGCAGTCTCCTGTTCTACGATGCGGTGAGCGGTGCCGACCCGCGAGCGGTCTTCGACTTCGCCGCCGAGTGGGACGCGGTCGAAGGCGTCCGCCTCGTCAGCGACCACGGCGACGAGGCGCTGTTCGAGTTCACTCTGACGGGGGCGTCGCTCGTCCTGACGCTCTCGGAGTACGGCGCGAAACCGAGAGAAGCGACGAGCGAGGGCGGTCAAGCCACCGTCGTCGTGGAACTCCCCTCAGACGCGGACGTGCGGAGCGTCGTAGAGCGCGTCCGAACCAAGTTCCCCGACGTGGAACTGGTCGCCAAGCGCGAAAGCCAGCGCGAACTCCAGACCGCCCGCGAGTTCCGCCGCGACTTGGACCAGCGACTCACCGACGCCCAGCGAACCGCGCTCCGGGCGTCGTACTTCGCCGGATACTACGAGTGGCCCCGCGACAGTACCGCCGAGGACATCGCGGCCTCGCTGGGCGTCTCCTCGCCGACGTTTCACCAGCACATCCGCAAGGCACAGCAGGAACTGCTCGGAGCGTTCTTCGACCGGGACGACGAGAGACCCTAG
- a CDS encoding glycosyl hydrolase 2 galactose-binding domain-containing protein, translating into MSLTDWTGAAVEPPAGDGPPSPDEWHPVEVPGRPERFADADAVAYRTEFADPREGDERATLELRGLFAHARIWLNGELLGEHDAYFVPARYELDPQADNVLVVECRSPETFGGVYATDRVPDERAVPGIWWAADLETHPETFIDALTLTPRRTDDGAVIDAELEVEAGESLSDRISLSVRPQGFRGGGVMERARIEADAGERVSVTKTLELRDPAYWWPAGHGPQHRYAVRARLGDSEAVVKTGLSEIRRADEGDGLLVNGQRVRARGFSLLPTGDPTWDVERAANANANFVRASGHVPPAEFYETAAEAGLLVWQDLPISGGDEYDADRATELVGTLSSSVERHPCVAAFGVRSDPTNHLAGVGPSRFARYKVRWRAWRAGYDAAADRELAEAFPDDAVVFPVSGAPGIDPDATHVYPGWDFGEASDTEWVLDKYDCGGAVGAFGAGSLTAADGHDAAGFDADAHDAYVSVGDDEDDVEASQAYQTRVLKHVTETLRRRGTGVLAADALRDADAGAGMGVLSADGSEKSGYEAMAASLEPVQVVLDGYPSAGGTRALTVLNDTPESVSGTVSWTAGDETGETDVEVEAYGREPAGDLTVPDDAEAVETSFGRADGAVRNIYRL; encoded by the coding sequence ATGTCTCTGACCGACTGGACGGGGGCGGCAGTCGAACCGCCCGCGGGCGACGGCCCGCCGTCGCCCGACGAGTGGCACCCGGTGGAAGTTCCGGGCCGGCCCGAGCGGTTCGCCGACGCCGACGCCGTGGCCTACCGAACCGAGTTCGCCGACCCGCGCGAGGGCGACGAGCGCGCGACCCTCGAACTCCGCGGGTTGTTCGCCCACGCCCGAATCTGGCTGAACGGCGAGTTGCTCGGCGAACACGACGCCTACTTCGTTCCCGCGAGATACGAGTTGGACCCGCAAGCCGACAACGTACTGGTCGTGGAGTGTCGCTCACCCGAGACGTTCGGCGGCGTCTACGCCACCGACCGGGTGCCCGACGAGCGTGCGGTCCCCGGTATCTGGTGGGCCGCGGACCTCGAAACGCACCCCGAGACGTTCATCGACGCGCTCACGCTGACGCCGCGCCGGACCGACGACGGCGCGGTCATCGACGCCGAATTGGAAGTCGAGGCGGGCGAGTCGCTTTCCGACCGCATCTCGCTGTCGGTGCGCCCGCAGGGGTTCCGCGGCGGCGGCGTGATGGAACGCGCCCGCATCGAGGCCGACGCCGGGGAGCGCGTCTCCGTCACCAAAACGCTCGAACTCCGGGACCCGGCTTACTGGTGGCCCGCGGGCCACGGTCCCCAACACCGGTACGCGGTCCGGGCGCGACTCGGCGACTCCGAGGCGGTCGTGAAGACGGGTCTCTCGGAGATTCGGCGCGCCGACGAGGGCGACGGACTCCTCGTCAACGGCCAGCGAGTCCGGGCGCGGGGGTTCTCGCTTCTGCCCACCGGCGACCCGACGTGGGACGTAGAGCGGGCGGCCAACGCCAACGCCAACTTCGTCCGGGCCTCGGGCCACGTCCCGCCCGCGGAGTTCTACGAGACGGCCGCCGAGGCGGGACTGCTGGTGTGGCAGGACCTCCCGATTTCGGGGGGCGACGAGTACGACGCCGACCGCGCGACCGAGTTGGTCGGGACGCTCTCTTCGTCGGTCGAGCGCCACCCCTGCGTGGCCGCGTTCGGCGTCCGGTCGGACCCGACGAATCACCTCGCGGGCGTCGGTCCCTCCCGGTTCGCCCGCTACAAGGTTCGCTGGCGGGCGTGGCGCGCGGGCTACGACGCCGCCGCGGACCGCGAACTCGCCGAAGCCTTCCCCGACGACGCGGTGGTGTTCCCCGTCTCGGGCGCGCCGGGAATCGACCCCGACGCCACTCACGTCTATCCCGGATGGGACTTCGGGGAGGCCAGCGACACCGAGTGGGTCCTCGACAAGTACGACTGCGGCGGCGCGGTCGGCGCGTTCGGCGCGGGGTCGCTCACCGCGGCGGACGGCCACGACGCCGCCGGATTCGACGCCGACGCCCACGACGCCTACGTCTCGGTCGGCGACGACGAAGACGACGTGGAAGCTTCTCAAGCCTACCAGACCCGCGTCCTCAAGCACGTCACCGAGACGCTCCGCCGCCGCGGAACCGGCGTGTTGGCCGCCGACGCGCTACGGGACGCCGACGCCGGGGCGGGCATGGGCGTGCTGTCGGCCGACGGGTCCGAGAAGTCCGGGTACGAGGCGATGGCCGCCTCGCTGGAACCCGTGCAGGTCGTCCTCGACGGCTATCCGTCGGCCGGAGGGACCCGGGCGTTGACTGTCCTCAACGACACCCCCGAATCGGTGTCGGGAACCGTGTCGTGGACCGCGGGCGACGAGACCGGCGAGACGGACGTAGAAGTCGAAGCCTACGGCCGCGAACCCGCCGGAGACCTGACCGTCCCGGACGACGCCGAAGCGGTCGAAACGTCCTTCGGGCGCGCCGACGGCGCGGTCCGGAATATCTATCGGCTCTGA
- a CDS encoding DUF371 domain-containing protein — protein MQEVVRAQGHENVSAAHASTFEVTTDDYLTPAGDCILAVEADRAPADFDPEFVAACQHADATITATFETDGHRETVTGRGDPDLTFESDRSAVGRTSDYVDDRTILVGAEFAAEGFDRELVGALADGTELTVTLTVERDE, from the coding sequence ATGCAAGAAGTCGTTCGCGCGCAGGGCCACGAGAACGTCTCGGCCGCCCACGCGAGTACCTTCGAGGTGACGACAGACGACTATCTGACGCCCGCTGGCGACTGCATCCTCGCTGTCGAGGCCGACCGCGCCCCGGCGGACTTCGACCCCGAGTTCGTCGCGGCCTGCCAGCACGCCGACGCGACCATCACCGCGACGTTCGAGACCGACGGCCACCGCGAGACCGTCACCGGCCGGGGCGACCCGGACCTGACCTTCGAGAGCGACCGAAGCGCCGTGGGTCGGACCAGCGACTACGTGGACGACCGCACGATTCTGGTCGGCGCGGAGTTCGCCGCCGAGGGCTTCGACCGGGAGTTAGTCGGCGCGCTGGCCGACGGGACGGAGTTGACGGTGACGCTGACGGTCGAGCGCGACGAATGA
- a CDS encoding PHP domain-containing protein has translation MAPEVTITIDPHVHSEGSYDGHEPVELLLAQARDIGLDGIVVTDHDTIAESLRAAELAPEYGLVGIPGVEVSTAAGHLLAIGVSERPEPHRPLAETVATIRDLGGVAVVPHPFQRTRHGIRKGRIEDCDAIEVYNAWIFTGYRNRRARQFAARNDYPGVAASDAHSAKYLGRAYTELTVSGASSKADLDRERIVAALANGDAEVHGRRQPLRRSARHYALGAGRKVGHGVAATVSSLAWF, from the coding sequence ATGGCCCCGGAGGTCACGATAACTATCGACCCGCACGTCCACTCGGAGGGGTCCTACGACGGCCACGAACCCGTCGAACTCCTGTTGGCGCAGGCCCGCGACATCGGTCTCGACGGCATCGTAGTGACCGACCACGACACCATCGCCGAGTCGCTCCGGGCGGCCGAACTCGCACCCGAGTACGGACTCGTCGGCATCCCCGGCGTCGAAGTTTCGACCGCCGCGGGCCACTTGCTGGCTATCGGCGTCTCCGAGCGACCCGAACCACACCGACCACTCGCGGAGACGGTGGCGACGATTCGGGACCTCGGCGGGGTCGCGGTCGTTCCCCACCCGTTCCAGCGGACGCGCCACGGGATTCGCAAGGGCCGAATCGAGGACTGCGACGCCATCGAGGTGTACAACGCGTGGATTTTCACGGGGTACCGAAACCGGCGCGCCCGCCAGTTCGCGGCGCGCAACGACTACCCCGGCGTCGCCGCGAGCGACGCCCACTCCGCGAAGTACCTCGGCCGGGCGTACACCGAACTCACCGTCAGCGGCGCGTCCTCGAAAGCCGACCTCGACCGTGAGCGCATCGTGGCGGCGCTGGCGAACGGCGACGCCGAGGTTCACGGCCGACGCCAACCTCTCCGGCGGAGTGCCCGCCACTACGCGCTGGGTGCCGGGCGAAAGGTGGGCCACGGCGTCGCGGCCACCGTGTCGAGTCTGGCGTGGTTTTGA
- a CDS encoding diphthine--ammonia ligase, whose product MTEQPSSVAREGQWVSLFSGGKDSSWALYRALESGLDVSRLVTVHPEGDSYMYHVPATRLASLAAESVGIPLVEVEPDDFEADDADESGAQGDAELRPLEAALTDLDGDLSGGLAGVTAGAVESEYQTSRIEGMADRLDAEVFAPLWQENPRELADAMLEAGFEITIIRVAAYGLDESWLGRTLDEQAIAELEDLNESHGVHILGEGGEFETLVTDGPHMDRAIELEYSTRWDGTRGTLKIEDAWLAE is encoded by the coding sequence ATGACCGAACAGCCATCGTCAGTCGCTCGGGAGGGCCAGTGGGTCAGTCTCTTCTCGGGCGGGAAGGACTCCTCGTGGGCGCTCTACCGCGCCCTCGAATCGGGTCTCGACGTGTCGCGCCTCGTCACCGTCCACCCAGAAGGCGACTCGTACATGTACCACGTCCCGGCGACTCGCCTCGCCTCGCTCGCGGCCGAGAGCGTCGGCATTCCGCTGGTGGAGGTCGAACCCGACGACTTCGAGGCCGACGACGCCGACGAGTCGGGAGCGCAGGGCGACGCGGAACTCCGGCCCCTCGAAGCGGCCCTGACGGACCTCGACGGCGACCTCTCGGGCGGACTCGCGGGCGTGACCGCGGGCGCAGTCGAGAGCGAGTACCAGACCTCCCGCATCGAGGGGATGGCCGACCGCCTCGACGCCGAGGTGTTCGCTCCGCTCTGGCAGGAAAACCCCCGCGAACTCGCCGACGCGATGCTGGAGGCGGGCTTCGAAATCACGATTATCAGAGTCGCGGCCTACGGACTCGACGAGTCGTGGCTCGGCCGGACCTTGGACGAGCAGGCCATCGCCGAGCTGGAGGACCTCAACGAGAGCCACGGCGTCCACATCTTGGGCGAGGGTGGCGAGTTCGAGACGCTCGTGACCGACGGCCCGCACATGGACCGCGCCATCGAACTGGAGTATTCGACCCGGTGGGACGGGACTCGCGGGACGCTGAAAATCGAAGACGCGTGGCTGGCGGAGTGA
- a CDS encoding DUF373 family protein, translating into MSTLVVCVDRNDDIGTKTGLDTPVAGWEAVRSLVTEVGLADPEDSSVNCLLESLRVARDLRDGDEDVSVAVISGAAETMVGRDRAVAEQMDDLIADHDPDSAVVVIDSAQDERLVPIIESRVQVDAVDRVVVRQARDIESTYYLLKQFLADEELRQTVLVPVGVALLAFPILLMAAGPATAIASITAVIGLFVLYKGLGVDEYVADLPGEVKDALYSGRVSIVTYVVAAGLSLIGVFAGALRLSNPTAPTTGVLMPAMAFAFASVPWLAAAALAASTGRLLDEIIRNDRVRNSYLNLPFGVLAVGLVIRGFSAYFLQREGYVEAMVVPHAEVGSLSVARIVLHPGTRMALFVVAGVVVSLLGVQLSSYFTATSLGEEFEDEELVD; encoded by the coding sequence ATGAGTACGCTGGTAGTCTGTGTGGACCGGAACGACGACATCGGGACCAAGACCGGTCTCGACACCCCGGTCGCCGGGTGGGAAGCGGTCCGTTCGCTCGTCACCGAGGTCGGACTCGCGGACCCGGAGGACTCCAGCGTCAACTGTCTCCTCGAATCCCTGCGCGTGGCCCGCGACCTGCGGGACGGCGACGAGGACGTGTCGGTGGCGGTCATCTCCGGTGCCGCCGAGACGATGGTGGGCCGCGACCGCGCGGTCGCCGAACAGATGGACGACCTCATCGCCGACCACGACCCCGACTCCGCGGTGGTCGTCATCGACAGCGCCCAAGACGAGCGACTCGTCCCCATCATCGAGAGTCGGGTGCAGGTCGATGCGGTCGATAGGGTGGTCGTCCGGCAGGCCCGCGACATCGAATCGACCTACTACCTGCTCAAGCAGTTCCTCGCCGACGAGGAGTTGCGCCAGACCGTCCTCGTCCCGGTGGGGGTCGCACTGCTTGCGTTCCCCATCCTCCTGATGGCGGCGGGTCCGGCCACCGCCATCGCCTCCATCACCGCGGTCATCGGCCTGTTCGTCCTCTACAAGGGTCTGGGCGTGGACGAGTACGTCGCCGACCTCCCCGGCGAGGTCAAAGACGCCCTCTACTCCGGGCGGGTCTCCATCGTCACCTACGTCGTCGCGGCGGGCCTGTCGCTCATCGGCGTGTTCGCGGGCGCGCTCCGCCTCTCGAACCCCACGGCCCCGACGACCGGCGTGTTGATGCCCGCGATGGCGTTCGCGTTCGCCAGCGTCCCGTGGTTGGCCGCCGCCGCGCTCGCGGCCTCGACCGGCCGACTCCTCGACGAGATTATCCGCAACGACCGGGTGCGCAACTCCTACCTCAACCTCCCGTTCGGCGTGCTTGCGGTCGGTCTCGTGATTCGGGGCTTCTCGGCGTACTTCCTCCAGCGCGAGGGCTACGTCGAAGCGATGGTGGTTCCCCACGCCGAGGTGGGTAGCCTCTCGGTCGCCCGCATCGTCCTCCATCCGGGCACGCGGATGGCCCTGTTCGTCGTCGCGGGCGTGGTCGTGAGTCTGCTCGGCGTCCAACTCTCGTCGTACTTCACCGCGACTTCGCTCGGCGAGGAGTTCGAGGACGAGGAACTGGTGGACTAA
- a CDS encoding DUF7344 domain-containing protein: MRTDTTESTTQGTAVTDLSPTDIFGLLADDRRWYALRSLSRRVGSASVDELADELALREGARLSERRDRIRTSLHHHHLPRLCDAGVVRYDAERGTVELLDARDRLAPYLELADADELR; encoded by the coding sequence ATGAGAACCGACACGACGGAATCCACCACACAGGGTACAGCCGTAACCGACCTTTCGCCGACCGACATCTTCGGTCTGCTCGCCGACGACCGCCGATGGTACGCGCTTCGGTCGCTCTCTCGGAGAGTCGGGTCCGCGAGCGTAGACGAACTCGCCGACGAACTCGCTCTTCGGGAGGGCGCGCGTCTCTCGGAACGGCGCGACCGAATCCGAACGAGTCTGCACCACCACCACCTCCCGCGACTCTGTGACGCTGGCGTCGTCCGCTACGACGCCGAGCGAGGAACTGTCGAGTTGCTGGACGCGCGGGACCGACTCGCGCCGTACCTCGAACTGGCGGACGCCGACGAGTTGCGATAG
- a CDS encoding DUF7344 domain-containing protein, producing MSNEHAPTGGEGATPDGGPSVSDERTTTGTDLDQLFEVLADGYRRRVLAYLDDTDDGIAAFSELVEHVADDSDGESTDDHERIAVNLHHNHLPKLEDANVVEYDPRSEVVRYRGDPFVADWVELAQSHESDSQT from the coding sequence ATGAGCAACGAACACGCACCGACGGGAGGAGAGGGAGCAACGCCGGACGGTGGCCCGTCCGTTTCCGACGAACGAACGACGACGGGCACCGACCTCGACCAACTCTTCGAGGTCCTCGCCGACGGGTATCGGCGTCGCGTCCTCGCGTATCTGGACGACACCGACGACGGGATTGCGGCGTTCTCCGAACTCGTAGAACACGTCGCCGACGACTCCGACGGGGAATCGACCGACGACCACGAGCGAATCGCGGTGAATCTACACCACAACCACCTGCCGAAACTCGAAGACGCGAACGTCGTGGAGTACGACCCGCGAAGCGAAGTGGTTCGGTACCGAGGCGACCCGTTCGTCGCGGACTGGGTGGAACTCGCCCAGTCTCACGAATCGGACAGTCAAACGTGA